The proteins below come from a single Lates calcarifer isolate ASB-BC8 linkage group LG11, TLL_Latcal_v3, whole genome shotgun sequence genomic window:
- the gspt1l gene encoding LOW QUALITY PROTEIN: G1 to S phase transition 1, like (The sequence of the model RefSeq protein was modified relative to this genomic sequence to represent the inferred CDS: deleted 2 bases in 2 codons) encodes MDPRDTAPDSWEQEDDVEATIDGQLEPAFTTLNVNAKPFVPNVNAAEFVPAFAMKAHSENLDSAVAVEKISTMEVSESTAPVENGDTEMTTEEPWDQKEAEPNEEEPGGGSCGDRGPAVAATTEETAPEMMEEEEEMPVPKVPLIQPDAPKKEHINVVFIGHVDAGKSTIGGQIMYLTGMVDKRTLEKYEREAKEKNRETWYLSWALDTNQEERDKGKTVEVGRAYFETDKKHFTILDAPGHKSFVPNMIGGASQADLAVLVISARKGEFETGFEKGGQTREHAMLAKTAGVKHLIVLVNKMDDPTVNWSLERYEECKEKLVPFLKKVGFNPKKDIHFMPCSGLTGANLKEPTDMCSWYTGLPFIPHLDSLPNFNRSSDGPVRLPIVDKYKDMGTVILGKLESGSISKAQQLVMMPNRHVVEVLSLLSDDVETDDAGPGENLKLRLKGIEEEEILPGFILCNAENLCHSGRTFDAQIVIIEHKSIICPGYNAVLHIHTCIEEVQITALICLVDKKTGEKSKTRPRFVKQDQVCIARLRTAGTICLETFKDFPQMGRFTLRDEGKTIAIGKVLKLVAERD; translated from the exons ATGGACCCGAGAGACACTGCCCCTGATTCCTGGGAACAAGAGGACGATGTGGAGGCCACAATCGACGGACAACTTGAACCAGCATTCACAACCCTAAATGTGAATGCTAAACCGTTTGTGCCCAATGTAAACGCCGCCGAATTTGTTCCGGCTTTTGCCATGAAAGCACACTCGGAAAATCTCGATTCCGCTG tcgCTGTTGAAAAAATATCCACCATGGAGGTGTCAGAAAGCACTG CTCCAGTGGAGAACGGTGACACAGAGATGACCACAGAGGAGCCGTGGGACCAGAAAGAGGCTGAGCCAAATGAGGAGGAACCAGGAGGCGGGTCTTGCGGGGACCGGGGGCCAGCAGTGGCCGCAACAACGGAGGAGACGGCTCCagagatgatggaggaggaggaggaaatgcCAGTGCCCAAGGTTCCACTCATACAGCCAGACGCCCCCAAGAAGGAACACATCAACGTTGTATTCATCGGACACGTAG ATGCTGGCAAGTCCACCATTGGCGGACAAATCAT GTACCTAACAGGCATGGTAGACAAGAGAACCTTAGAAAAGTACGAGAGAGAGGCCAAGGAAAAGAACCGAGAAACCTG GTATCTATCTTGGGCTTTGGACACCAACCAAGAGGAGAGGGACAAAGGCAAGACTGTGGAGGTGGGCCGGGCATACTTtgagacagacaaaaagcacTTTACCATTCTAGACGCTCCAGGCCACAAAAGCTTTGTGCCCAACATGATTGGAGGTGCATCACAAGCAGATTTGGCTGTTCTG GTGATCTCTGCCAGGAAAGGCGAGTTTGAAACTGGTTTTGAG AAGGGTGGGCAGACACGGGAGCACGCCATGTTGGCCAAAACAGCAGGCGTCAAGCACCTGATAGTTCTGGTGAATAAAATGGACGATCCTACAGTCAACTGGAGCCTTGAGAG GTATGAAGAGTGTAAGGAGAAACTGGTGCCATTTTTGAAGAAGGTGGGCTTCAACCCGAAGAAAGACATTCACTTCATGCCATGCTCTGGGCTGACAGGAGCCAACCTGAAGGAGCCCACTGACATGTGCTCCTGGTACAC AGGTTTGCCATTCATTCCACATTTGGACAGTTTGCCAAATTTCAACAGATCAAGTGACGGCCCTGTCAGATTGCCCATTGTAGACAAATACAAG GACATGGGTACGGTGATTCTAGGAAAACTAGAGTCCGGCTCCATCAGTAAAGCACAGCAGCTGGTCATGATGCCAAACAGG CATGTGGTGGAGGTGTTGAGTCTT CTGTCAGATGATGTGGAGACAGATGATGCTGGGCCAGGTGAAAACCTCAAGCTGAGGCTGAAGGGcattgaggaggaggagatcctGCCAGGCTTTATCCTGTGTAATGCTGAGAACCTCTGCCACTCAGGGCGCACCTTTGACGCCCAG ATCGTCATCATTGAACACAAATCCATCATCTGTCCAGGTTACAACGCAGttcttcacattcacacctgcatTGAAGAAGTGCAAATTACG GCCTTAATCTGTCTGGTAGACaagaagacaggagagaagagtAAGACACGACCACGATTTGTCAAACAGGACCAGGTCTGCATCGCCCGTCTGCGCACAGCAGGAACCATTTGCCTCGAGACCTTTAAAGACTTTCCTCAGATGGGACGGTTTACCTTACGGGATGAAG gtaaGACCATTGCCATCGGTAAGGTGCTGAAGCTGGTTGCTGAGCGGGACTGA
- the si:dkeyp-72e1.6 gene encoding LOW QUALITY PROTEIN: transmembrane protein 238-like (The sequence of the model RefSeq protein was modified relative to this genomic sequence to represent the inferred CDS: inserted 1 base in 1 codon), with protein sequence MEPVYRGLGRCVCCFWLAVAFDIVGLLVLLIGVFVNVFFYDLLIYAGAIVIFLSLIWWVFWYSGNIEVPPAELEDDVGLLKKDKGGLSGISGAVRRLSSRVSSGFRNSFRRNGGPSGTSGRAQXSAAGPPVAPQAEQVVVAMATMNPQENTPHTAVSSVAGCDIEMPHTTTETSPT encoded by the exons ATGGAACCAGTGTACCGGGGTCTGGGTCgctgtgtgtgctgtttctGGCTCGCAGTAGCCTTTGACATTGTGGGGCTGCTCGTCCTTCTCATCGGGGTGTTTGTCAACGTGTTTTTCTATGACCTGCTCATCTACGCGGGCGCCATCGTCATCTTCCTCAGCCTCATCTGGTGGGTGTTCTGGTACTCTGGGAACATCGAGGTGCCTCCGGCGGAGCTGGAGGATGATGTCGGGCTGCTGAAGAAGGACAAGGGCGGTCTGAGCGGTATCAGCGGCGCGGTGAGGCGCCTCTCCAGCCGCGTGTCCAGCGGCTTCAGGAACTCTTTCCGCAGGAACGGGGGGCCGTCTGGGACCAGCGGCCGCGCTC GGTCAGCCGCCGGGCCGCCGGTGGCCCCACAGGCGGAACAGGTGGTCGTTGCTATGGCAACAATGAACCCGCAGGAGAATACCCCACACACCGCTGTCTCCTCAGTGGCGGGCTGTGACATAGAGATGCCGCACACTACCACAGAGACTTCACCTACATAA